The nucleotide sequence GAATTAAAGCTCATTTCAACACTGCCGGCGTAGGTGGTTCAGTTCCCTGTGCCTTACAAGGAATCACATTTTATACAACACATTAAAAACTGCTCTGAacattcagtttgttttaaaagaaGTATTTTTCCCCTGTGTCTGTGGGTGAAAAAGTGTGTATCTCATTTCTTCTGATACGATTCTTTATACAAAAAGGCAACAGAAGAAAGAAGCCTCTGCTCTAAATTTTACCTATTTTTGAATGAGCTTCATCCATGTTGCTGATTGAAGGTTATAAACGGAGATGGGACATTCAGATACAGAGGTGAGCACATGCTGAAGCTCTCAGAGCAGCAGGAGATGGAGGATGGCAGGCCGTGGCAGACCGGACAGGAGGCTGAGAAGGTCGCAGGAGCATGGAGATGAGAGCGTGGAGATGAGGGCATGGAGATGAGAGCGTGGAGATGAGGGCGTGGAGATAAGAACGGGGAGATGAGAGTGTGCAGATGAGAACGTGGAGATGAGGGCGTGGAGATGAGAGCGTGGAGATGAGGGCGTGGAGATGAGGGCGTGGAGATGAGAGCGTGGAGATGAGGGCATGGAGATAAGAACGTGGAGATGAGAGTGTGCAGATAAGAACGTGGAGATGAGAGTGTGCAGATGAGAACGTGGAGATGAGGACGTGGAGATGAGAGCGTGGAGATGAGGGCGTGGAGATGAGAGCGTGGAGATGAGGGCGTGGAGATAAGAACGTGGAGATGAGAGTGTGCAGATGAGAACGTGGAGATGAGAGTGTGGAGATGAGAATGTGGAGATGAGGGCGTGGAGATGAGGGCGTGGAGATGAGAGCGTGGAGATGAGGGCATGGAGATAAGAACGTGGAGATGAGGGCATGGAGATGAGAACGTGGAGATGAGGGCATGGAGATGAGAACGTGGAGATGAGGGCATGGAGATGAGAGCGTGGAGATGAGGGCGTGGAGATGAGAGCGTGGAGATGAGAGCGTGGAGATGAGGGCGTGGAGATAAGAACGTGGAGATGAGAGTGTGCAGATGAGAACGTGGAGATGAGGGCGTGGAGATGAGAGCGTGGAGATGAGGGCGTGGAGATGAGGGCGTGGAGATGAGAGCATGGAGATGAGGGCATGGAGATAAGAACGTGGAGATGAGGGCATGGAGATGAGAACGTGGAGACGAGGGCATGGAGATGAGAACGTGGAGATGAGGGCATGGAGATGAGAGCGTGGCGATGAGGGCATGGAGATGAGAGCGTGGAGATGAGGGCGTGGAGATAAGAACGTGGAGATGAGAGTGTGCAGATGAGAACGTGGAGATGAGAGCGTGGAGATGAGAATGTGGAGATGAGAACGAGGCAGGCCGGGTGAGCTGAGGTGACAACAGTTGGAGGAATGACAAGGCGCTGGCAggacaaaacatgagaaaagaGAGAACCTGAAGCACAATGAAACCAGCAACATGAGAAACAAATGAACCTCAGCAGCAAACAGAAGGATCTGATGGAGAATGACATGAAGAACCGGGGTTCATACACATGCAGGTGGACTGGTTGGAGAATGGAGTGACACACCtacgacacaaacacaaagacaagaaacacaagagaAGGAGGAAACACTAGGAATGAAGCGTAGGCACAGAAAGTATCCAGACTGTGTACAGGAGGTCTTTGACTTACGTTGCAGTTCCATTCCTATGAcctgatgtaagtcgattttcgccgtaagtcggaactccatcagaagagtctgactcaCGCTTGGGAGCAGCGTTGCCAGCTTGGTGACTTTCTCTTTCCAAATCCTCcaggcaacttttttttttttgtcaaaagcgaCAAGCAACAAATTTAGCaactttttctggtgttttggagACTCTGACATCGTTCTGCggttactgtcctcaacgagcagcaggtggcgctgtgagttCCTCCCCATTGCAGATCCTCTCCtggcttacagagcgggatgtaaattaaatttttttttactctcacactaaaataaatcactgcatttgacCCACAC is from Amphiprion ocellaris isolate individual 3 ecotype Okinawa chromosome 10, ASM2253959v1, whole genome shotgun sequence and encodes:
- the LOC111586388 gene encoding putative proline-rich protein 21, translated to MGRNSQRHLLLVEDSNRRTMCVTPFSNQSTCMCMNPGSSCHSPSDPSRLVIPPTVVTSAHPACLVLISTFSSPRSHLHVLICTLSSPRSYLHALISTLSSPCPHRHALISMPSSPRSHLHALVSTFSSPCPHLHVLISMPSSPCSHLHALISTPSSPRSHLHALISTFSSAHSHLHVLISTPSSPRSHLHALISTPSSPRSHLHALISTFSSPCPHLHVLISMPSSPRSYLHALISTLSSPRPHLHALISTFSSPHSHLHVLICTLSSPRSYLHALISTLSSPRPHLHALISTSSSPRSHLHTLISTFLSAHSHLHVLISMPSSPRSHLHALISTPSSPRSHLHALISTFSSAHSHLPVLISTPSSPRSHLHALISTLSSPCSCDLLSLLSGLPRPAILHLLLL